Genomic segment of Bacteroides intestinalis DSM 17393:
AATCAGGACGTGCCTGACGAGAAAATTAAAGAACTCGTAAGGAAGTCTTATGACATTGTTGTCAAAAGCCTGACAAAGAAAGAACGGGAGATGCTACCATCAAGTGATGAATAGCACTCCCGACATTAATATGATACATAAGCTGACTATTTGCCAAGCATTTTCCACATCCTTTTATTTAACTCTTCATCATCCAATTTGGGAAACTCTTTCAGGATAAACTTCTTGCCATCGGCAGTAAACTCCACATCTCTCGTGTCGATCTTTGATATATATTCTCTCAAACGCTCCGCCTCATTAATCACAGTCTGCATTTTGGCAGAAGGGGTGAACGTCACATAATATCCATTAGGAATATAATCGGATCTCACCAGATATTCTATATGCCTACACCCTAATTTTAATAGTAAGTCTGCTATCAACTTCGACTTGTTTTGGGCATTGGTCATAAAAAAACGGTACTTCCCGATTTCATTATCACAAGCCTTCCCATAGCATAAATAAGCCCCAAGCAAAAAGGACAATTTCAGTTTCTCCGTTTCTATTTTTTCTCCGCTTACTTTTCCAGAATAAACCCTGTTACCCTGCGCTGTACAAGCCATTTTGGCTCATAATTATAATACTTATCCACCTCGGCAGACAATCCCGGTGAATATATCGCTATTTCCGGAACAATATTCTCGGTTTTTACAATAGATATATCTTGATAATCAGAATCAAAAAGAGAAGACAGAAATAGTACTGTAGACAACTCATTCAGCCGATATTTTTCAACTCTTTGATAAAAGGCATCCTCGCCTTTAACTTCGAAGGTGCGATCATACCCCATATATTCATCCAGAGTTCCCACCAAAAAGCACTCCTTATCATACTTTTCCACATCAAACTGCGCTTTCGCCAACAAGCTGAAAAATGAAAACAGCACAAACAACAGACAGCTATTTATTTGCTTCATAATATGAGTCATTTTTTACTTCCAAAACGTTGTTTCAGATATTTCTCCAGATTATAAGTTCCCGGAGAATTTCGCAATACAGTACCATCTTTTTCTATCCACTCATAATGAGGGATACCGTTGAAGCGGAACAATTGGCGGAGATAGTTGTAATCTGCCTGAGGAATACGATAACAAGCCTCACCTTTCAAATTCTTTTCCACATACTCATTATAAGTCTTTTCTGGACTTTCACGATCACTGGTGATGTATATGAACTGGAATTCCGGATGATCTTTATACTGTTGGCGCAAACCGGCAGTATGTTCAATACCTCCACGACAGGGACCACAGAACGTTGCCCAAAAATCTACAAATAAAGCTTTACCCGCATGGGCTTTAATGATATTACGGAAGATGTCCGTAGCGGGCCCTTCAGGCAGAGTGTAAGTACTATCGTTTTGTTGCGGAAACGCTTTGGCATACAAACGCTCCGCCTCGGCAAACATGAACGGATGGCCGATTAACTGTTTTTCTTTCTCCAACAGGCTACGGGCACCTTCTCTATCCAATTGTTTTAAATCAAAAGGAAGACTACGCAAAGCAATGATCTGCGAAACCAACGGAATATATCCGACTATGGTATCCAATCGTCCAGATTTTTCTTTTTGATATTTAAAGAAATCATTTATTTTCATTCTTTTTTCATCTTCTGCTTTTTGATTTTCATCAATAGATACAGAAACACCATCCATTACCTCGTTTTCCTTTCGATAAGCTTCAAATAAATCCTTATATTTTTCTCTAAGTTCTTCCCATATCTTCGTCTCCGCAATGAGTTCGCTTATCTCTCTTGTCACAGTCTTACCTGCTCTTTCTTCGCTATCTTTTCGCATTTTTTCTTGCTCGGGAGTCAATACTACACCATTCTTCTTCAAATAAGTAAGAACAGATTTTTCAGGATATTTATAGGCAATCTTTCCCATTTCAACAGTCGTTGTATCACCCATAGCCCTTGCAAAATTCATATACTCAAGGCGGTTGATAAACGTACTAAAATGCCTATCCGCTACGATAAGACTATCATTAAGCGGCATCTGTCGTAAGAAGTGGTAATAAGTTGAATCTTCCTTAACCTTCAGAACCTCGTTATCTTTATTCTCTCGTGCCAGATAATCTCTATCCATTACAAAGTCCAGCATCTTATAACCTTGGAAAATCATTGCCGCATTTTTCACCAAGCGTGCTGCCTTTCCCACATATCCGTTGACAGCTACAAGCGAGTCAGCCTGTTCTGACCAACGACGAAACATGGGTTCGCAACGCTCTGTAAATTGCGTAGGAGTCAGCTCTTTCTGCATCTTCGAGAAATCCTCATAACGGAACACGAATAAATCATTCGCATATTTCAGCGCCCTTCCTATATATGCAGTAGGCCCCATATAATGGAGATTGTGATAAGGATAATCATAATCACGGGCACGGCTACGCGCCATGATCGCTTCCCAATCCACATACATGGTTACAGTCTGTCCCGGCTCTATATAAAAAGGCAACCAGTTATTATTGAACACTACCGAACTTACCATAGGGTAGTTGACCTCAAATTTACACTCAAACCTTCCATTGGGTTGCAGAGTCACTACCATCGGATAGTCTTCCCGAGTCAGGTCATTGGAAACATAAATCAGACCGTTGGTAAAACCTAATTTCTGATCATAGCCGGCAATGTATCCTTGCAGGCAAACACTATCACGACGAAATACCGGACTCTCATTCTCTTCAACCTGCATCGCCTTCATGCTTCCCGCATCCCGTGAATAAAGCCGGGCGGGTTCTTTATCTTTCTTTATCCGGCACAGACCATTCTTTTGCGGAGTCAGTTCCAGTTCCACTTTATCACCCCGGTCATCTTTCAAAGTGAACAGCATGCTTTTGCCTTTCTGACGGATTGCTTCGTACTGATAGAAACGGTTGTCCATGACAGCAAGAGAATCGTATATGCCGAAAGCCCATTCATAATAGCCATCCATTCCCATCCAGTTGCCGGAAACTTTATCGAAAAGTGAGGCTTTGGCATCTTTCTTCTCCAAAGATATATAGAATGTATGCGACTCATCGCCTTCATCGTCATCGAGGAAATGAATCTCTTTTGTTGTTTCAGGAAGCGGTGGAAAAAGAAGCACAAAATCTAAAGTTCCCGAATCCGGAGTATATACTTCTTTATCCAGTTCAAAACCTTCGCTCCCCGTAAGATAATATTTCTCACCGGTATTCGCATCTTCCAGATAAGTGCTCTTACCCAGCATCACCCACCAATGTGGACGGAAAATAACATGGATATGCAACCTCGTTGCATCTGGAGTACGTTCAATACGAGTAATATTATAGATACTGCCCGAACGGAATTTAAACTTAGGATTGTCGATCACATTTTGTGCCTGAAGCATACAAGTGATACAAAGCAGGAGAAGGAAAATAAGTTTTCTCATGGTATAGTTGTATATAATTAATTTCTACTAAGACTCAAAGATTAATCACTCTGACAAATATAAGCAATAAAAAAGAAGAACTTTTATTTTGAATAAATATTTTTCAAAAACTAATATTTAAGAGTAAAGTATCCTTTTG
This window contains:
- a CDS encoding TlpA family protein disulfide reductase — protein: MRKLIFLLLLCITCMLQAQNVIDNPKFKFRSGSIYNITRIERTPDATRLHIHVIFRPHWWVMLGKSTYLEDANTGEKYYLTGSEGFELDKEVYTPDSGTLDFVLLFPPLPETTKEIHFLDDDEGDESHTFYISLEKKDAKASLFDKVSGNWMGMDGYYEWAFGIYDSLAVMDNRFYQYEAIRQKGKSMLFTLKDDRGDKVELELTPQKNGLCRIKKDKEPARLYSRDAGSMKAMQVEENESPVFRRDSVCLQGYIAGYDQKLGFTNGLIYVSNDLTREDYPMVVTLQPNGRFECKFEVNYPMVSSVVFNNNWLPFYIEPGQTVTMYVDWEAIMARSRARDYDYPYHNLHYMGPTAYIGRALKYANDLFVFRYEDFSKMQKELTPTQFTERCEPMFRRWSEQADSLVAVNGYVGKAARLVKNAAMIFQGYKMLDFVMDRDYLARENKDNEVLKVKEDSTYYHFLRQMPLNDSLIVADRHFSTFINRLEYMNFARAMGDTTTVEMGKIAYKYPEKSVLTYLKKNGVVLTPEQEKMRKDSEERAGKTVTREISELIAETKIWEELREKYKDLFEAYRKENEVMDGVSVSIDENQKAEDEKRMKINDFFKYQKEKSGRLDTIVGYIPLVSQIIALRSLPFDLKQLDREGARSLLEKEKQLIGHPFMFAEAERLYAKAFPQQNDSTYTLPEGPATDIFRNIIKAHAGKALFVDFWATFCGPCRGGIEHTAGLRQQYKDHPEFQFIYITSDRESPEKTYNEYVEKNLKGEACYRIPQADYNYLRQLFRFNGIPHYEWIEKDGTVLRNSPGTYNLEKYLKQRFGSKK